From Erigeron canadensis isolate Cc75 chromosome 8, C_canadensis_v1, whole genome shotgun sequence, one genomic window encodes:
- the LOC122578142 gene encoding GATA transcription factor 7-like: MECIAARALKSSFLSEIMGLNSTQQQQQQQLDDFWCVTGINNISGEEFSVDDLLDLSDKDFSISGDGSSEEDFSSVSSPDFDILSTNSSSSGELVSLTGDNLPAPVDDMESLEWLSKIVDDSLSEHPILNPAVNLKDRTGLNRFEPVVMVTTQTFTVLGLPYQVPRKSRTKRSRKAGRVWSNASRSLTESCSSSSSSHESSLTSPMLFRNPVYYIDFFDTKPAAKKQRKSPGYQTGPGVNESLSQRRCTHCQVQKTPQWRTGPLGPKTLCNACGVRFKSGRLYPEYRPACSPTFLGAVHSNSHRKVLEIRKKKETEVETGMNIPIEIGSS, translated from the exons ATGGAGTGTATTGCAGCAAGAGCGTTGAAGTCAAGTTTTCTATCAGAAATTATGGGCCTAAATTCAacccaacaacaacaacaacaacagcttGACGATTTTTGGTGTGTTACCGGAATTAATAATATTTCCGGCGAAGAATTTTCCGTCGACGATCTTTTAGACCTTTCTGATAAAGATTTTAGTATTTCTGGTGATGGTTCATCTGAAGAAGATTTTTCCTCGGTTTCTTCGCCGGATTTTGATATTCTTTCTACCAATTCTTCTAGCTCCGGCGAACTTGTTTCTCTCACCGGTGACAACCTTCCCGCGCCG GTGGATGATATGGAAAGCCTTGAATGGTTATCAAAAATTGTGGATGATTCTTTATCGGAGCATCCAATTTTGAACCCGGCGGTGAATTTGAAGGATAGAACCGGGTTGAACCGGTTTGAACCCGTGGTTATGGTAACAACCCAAACTTTCACGGTTTTGGGCTTACCCTACCAGGTTCCAAGAAAGTCCCGAACCAAAAGGTCAAGAAAAGCCGGCCGGGTTTGGTCAAATGCTTCGCGCTCACTGACCGAGTCGTGTTCAAGTTCCTCATCGTCTCATGAGTCGTCATTAACGTCTCCCATGCTTTTCAGAAACCCGGTTTATTACATTGATTTTTTTGATACTAAACCGGCCGCGAAGAAACAGAGAAAAAGTCCAGGTTACCAAACCGGACCGGGGGTGAACGAGTCACTGAGTCAACGGCGGTGTACTCATTGTCAAGTTCAAAAAACACCTCAATGGCGAACCGGTCCATTAGGTCCGAAAACATTGTGTAACGCTTGTGGGGTCAGGTTCAAGTCCGGTCGGCTTTATCCTGAGTATAGACCGGCTTGTAGTCCAACGTTTTTGGGGGCTGTTCACTCAAACAGCCACCGAAAAGTGTTGGAAATacgaaagaaaaaggaaacagAAGTTGAAACGGGTATGAACATTCCGATTGAGATAGGCTCTAGTTAG